A stretch of the Thermus thermophilus genome encodes the following:
- a CDS encoding tetratricopeptide repeat protein, translating to MRWISGLLFLGLALAQGLVLPFEGPKGYGLAQAFAQGLKAPPPTLLALLLPDLPWRGSYELAGGLYTRAGARLARAATGADWVLLGREEERGLRLFLADAQGAKEALFPTPELAWLWLQGQGLAPRRSPLPAPGLPEERLRALAQGEDPDPLHQSALDLKEGRGSGLLEGLLPQKLLLLWQGRLPRAYEAFRLLAEGKREEALALAEAMGEGDVLERTAAHLLFRALEDERWKASARRLAEAFPELPLAWEEVSFAAFQEGQGKEAKEALLKALALRPDYWLYWTNLGWAYYLTGDLPRAIQASEKAVRLQPNATAYYNLGLFRAIYGDFLGAKAAYDRALRLDEGEDYPEALKDLEEREEPLALFFRAYLAERTGLEAEPLYRAFLEAYPRHPAAFAARRALAALEAGELSLEVERLTLVPGGPDAQPFRAGEAIFPEVRLEGRPYLRQASLSTALYREGRKVAEEEKPLGFPPLTVALLEVAPPVVPEAPGRYRLEVRYAEARAVLDLEVGAPSLARRLFALGLEVRDLSGRPLLTPKEALGEDGERLLLERTREALTEAAPLATTERLTQPLAKGPVAGRSVQEVLRDPDPETLRAFFQAVLENPERLAETDVVNAFVNWLLEP from the coding sequence ATGCGCTGGATTTCCGGCCTCCTCTTCCTGGGCCTCGCCCTCGCCCAAGGCCTCGTCCTGCCCTTTGAGGGCCCCAAGGGGTACGGCCTCGCCCAGGCCTTCGCCCAGGGGCTGAAGGCCCCGCCCCCCACCCTCCTCGCCCTCCTCCTCCCCGACCTCCCTTGGCGGGGAAGCTACGAGCTCGCCGGGGGGCTTTACACCCGGGCGGGGGCCCGGCTCGCCCGGGCGGCCACGGGGGCGGACTGGGTGCTCCTTGGGCGGGAGGAAGAACGGGGCCTCAGGCTCTTCCTGGCGGACGCCCAGGGGGCTAAGGAAGCCCTCTTCCCCACCCCAGAGCTCGCCTGGCTTTGGCTCCAGGGCCAGGGCCTCGCCCCAAGGCGCTCCCCCCTCCCCGCCCCCGGCCTCCCGGAGGAAAGGCTTCGCGCCCTGGCCCAAGGGGAGGACCCCGACCCCCTCCACCAATCGGCCCTGGACCTGAAGGAGGGCCGGGGAAGCGGGCTTCTTGAGGGGCTTCTCCCCCAAAAGCTCCTTCTCCTCTGGCAGGGGAGGCTTCCCCGGGCCTACGAGGCCTTCCGGCTCCTCGCCGAGGGGAAGCGGGAGGAGGCCTTGGCCCTGGCGGAGGCCATGGGGGAGGGGGACGTGCTGGAGCGCACGGCCGCCCACCTTCTCTTCCGGGCCCTGGAGGACGAGCGCTGGAAGGCCTCGGCGAGGCGGCTTGCGGAGGCCTTTCCTGAGCTTCCCCTGGCCTGGGAGGAGGTGAGCTTCGCCGCCTTCCAGGAAGGCCAGGGAAAGGAGGCCAAGGAGGCCCTCCTCAAGGCCCTCGCCCTCCGCCCGGACTACTGGCTCTACTGGACCAACCTGGGCTGGGCCTACTACCTCACCGGGGACCTCCCCCGGGCCATCCAGGCCTCGGAGAAGGCGGTGCGGCTTCAGCCGAACGCCACCGCCTACTACAACCTGGGCCTCTTTAGGGCCATCTACGGGGACTTCCTCGGGGCCAAGGCCGCCTACGACCGGGCCCTGAGGCTGGACGAGGGGGAGGACTACCCCGAGGCCCTGAAGGACCTGGAGGAACGGGAAGAGCCCCTCGCCCTCTTCTTCCGGGCTTACCTCGCAGAGCGGACGGGCTTGGAGGCCGAGCCCCTCTACCGGGCCTTCCTCGAGGCCTACCCCAGGCACCCCGCCGCCTTCGCCGCGCGAAGGGCCCTCGCCGCTCTAGAGGCGGGGGAGCTTTCCCTGGAGGTGGAGCGCCTCACCCTGGTCCCGGGCGGCCCGGACGCGCAGCCCTTCCGCGCCGGGGAGGCCATCTTCCCCGAGGTGCGGCTGGAGGGGCGGCCCTACCTCAGGCAAGCCTCCTTGTCCACCGCCCTCTACCGGGAGGGAAGGAAGGTGGCCGAGGAGGAGAAGCCCCTAGGCTTCCCGCCCCTCACCGTGGCCCTCCTCGAGGTGGCCCCCCCGGTGGTGCCGGAGGCCCCGGGGCGGTACCGCCTCGAGGTCCGCTACGCCGAGGCCCGGGCGGTCTTGGACCTGGAGGTGGGGGCGCCGAGCCTCGCCCGCAGGCTCTTCGCCCTGGGCCTCGAGGTGCGGGACCTCTCGGGTAGGCCCCTCCTCACCCCCAAGGAGGCCCTGGGGGAGGACGGGGAGCGGCTCCTTTTGGAGCGCACCCGAGAAGCCCTGACGGAGGCCGCCCCCCTGGCCACCACCGAGCGCCTCACCCAACCCTTGGCGAAGGGCCCCGTGGCCGGGAGGAGCGTCCAGGAGGTGCTGCGCGACCCCGACCCCGAAACCCTCCGGGCCTTCTTCCAGGCCGTGCTGGAAAACCCCGAACGGCTCGCGGAGACCGACGTGGTCAACGCCTTCGTCAACTGGCTCCTGGAGCCCTAA
- a CDS encoding flavin reductase family protein yields the protein MNLEAKKKVLRSFTYGLYVLTAKDGDEVAAGTVNWVTQASFQPPLVAVGLKRDSHLHALVERTGKLALMTLAHDQKAIAQDFFKPTVREGDRLNGHPFEPSPTFGLPLLTELPYWLEAEVRHLYPGGDHSLVVAEVVEAGVRREEKPLVMWDTGWFYGG from the coding sequence GTGAACCTGGAGGCCAAGAAGAAGGTGCTGCGGAGCTTCACCTACGGGCTTTACGTCCTCACCGCCAAAGACGGGGACGAGGTGGCCGCGGGGACCGTGAACTGGGTGACCCAGGCCTCCTTCCAGCCCCCCCTGGTGGCGGTGGGGCTCAAGCGGGACAGCCACCTCCACGCCCTGGTGGAGCGCACGGGGAAGCTCGCCCTCATGACCCTGGCCCACGACCAGAAAGCCATCGCCCAGGACTTCTTCAAGCCCACGGTTCGGGAAGGGGACCGGCTGAACGGCCACCCCTTTGAGCCCTCCCCCACCTTCGGCCTCCCCCTCCTCACGGAGCTCCCCTACTGGCTGGAGGCCGAGGTGCGCCACCTCTACCCGGGCGGGGACCACAGCCTGGTGGTGGCCGAGGTGGTGGAGGCGGGGGTGCGAAGGGAGGAGAAGCCCCTGGTCATGTGGGACACGGGCTGGTTCTACGGGGGCTGA
- a CDS encoding YceD family protein — protein MDYTTTTSINLARLLKEGGTARAQGVVQEAFVVGEERFPLQGEASWRVAISSVGGNEYWLSGEVEGVVLMECRRCLKPTPTRIHAHFQHLLHYEPGLEEVVFHEEGEEEFYAFGLPDLDLLPFLTEAFVTEMPYTVLCEEGCKGLCPVCGADRNVEDCGHEPEAFHPFLGLKDLLPEL, from the coding sequence ATGGACTACACGACCACCACCAGCATCAACCTGGCCCGCCTCCTGAAGGAAGGGGGAACGGCCCGCGCCCAAGGAGTGGTCCAGGAGGCCTTCGTGGTCGGGGAGGAACGCTTCCCCTTGCAAGGGGAGGCCTCTTGGCGGGTCGCCATTTCCTCCGTGGGGGGGAACGAGTACTGGCTCTCCGGGGAGGTGGAGGGGGTGGTGCTCATGGAGTGCCGCCGCTGCCTCAAGCCCACCCCGACCCGGATCCACGCCCACTTCCAGCACCTCCTCCACTACGAGCCTGGCCTCGAGGAGGTCGTCTTCCACGAGGAGGGCGAGGAGGAGTTCTACGCCTTCGGCCTCCCCGACCTGGACCTTCTCCCCTTCCTCACCGAGGCCTTCGTCACCGAGATGCCCTACACCGTCCTCTGCGAGGAGGGGTGCAAAGGCCTCTGCCCCGTGTGCGGGGCGGACCGCAACGTGGAGGACTGCGGCCACGAACCGGAGGCCTTCCACCCCTTCCTCGGCCTCAAGGACCTCCTTCCGGAACTCTAG
- the rpmF gene encoding 50S ribosomal protein L32 translates to MAKHPVPKKKTSKARRDARRSHHALTPPTLVPCPECKTMKPPHTVCPECGYYAGRKVLEV, encoded by the coding sequence ATGGCGAAGCACCCTGTACCCAAGAAGAAGACCTCCAAGGCGCGCCGGGACGCCCGGCGGAGCCACCACGCCCTCACCCCCCCCACCCTGGTCCCCTGCCCCGAGTGCAAGACCATGAAGCCCCCCCACACCGTCTGCCCCGAGTGCGGCTACTACGCCGGGCGGAAGGTGTTGGAGGTCTGA
- a CDS encoding beta-ketoacyl-ACP synthase III codes for MSGILALGAYVPERVMTNADFEAYLDTSDEWIVTRTGIKERRIAAEDEYTSDLAFRAVEDLLRRHPGALEGVDGVIVATNTPDALFPDTAALVQARFGLQAFAYDLLAGCPGWIYALAQAHALVEAGLARKVLVVGAEALSKILDWNDRATAVLFGDGGGAAVVGRVREGFGFKSFVLGADGTGGKELYHACVAPRLPDGTSMERRLYMNGREVFKFAVRVMNTATLEAIEKAGLTPEEIRLFVPHQANLRIIDAARERLGLPWERVAVNVDRYGNTSTASIPLALKEAVDEGRIQEGDHVLLVSFGAGLTWAAAVLTWGGA; via the coding sequence ATGAGCGGGATCCTGGCCCTAGGGGCCTACGTCCCCGAGCGGGTCATGACCAACGCCGACTTTGAGGCCTACCTGGACACCTCGGACGAGTGGATCGTCACCCGCACCGGGATCAAGGAACGGCGCATCGCCGCGGAGGACGAGTACACCTCGGACCTGGCCTTTAGAGCGGTGGAGGACCTCCTAAGGAGGCACCCCGGGGCCTTGGAGGGGGTGGACGGGGTCATCGTGGCCACCAACACCCCGGACGCCCTCTTCCCCGACACCGCCGCCCTGGTGCAGGCCCGCTTCGGCCTCCAGGCCTTCGCCTACGACCTCCTCGCGGGCTGCCCCGGGTGGATCTACGCCCTGGCCCAGGCCCACGCCCTGGTGGAGGCGGGGCTTGCCCGCAAGGTGCTGGTGGTGGGGGCGGAGGCCCTTTCCAAGATCCTGGACTGGAACGACCGGGCCACCGCCGTCCTCTTCGGGGACGGGGGCGGGGCGGCCGTGGTGGGCAGGGTCAGGGAGGGGTTTGGCTTTAAGTCCTTCGTCCTAGGGGCGGACGGCACGGGGGGCAAGGAGCTCTACCACGCCTGCGTGGCCCCCCGCTTGCCCGACGGCACCTCCATGGAAAGGCGCCTCTACATGAACGGGCGGGAGGTCTTCAAGTTCGCCGTGCGGGTGATGAACACCGCCACCCTCGAGGCCATAGAGAAGGCGGGCCTCACCCCCGAGGAGATCCGCCTCTTCGTCCCCCACCAGGCGAACCTCAGGATCATTGACGCCGCCCGGGAGCGCCTGGGCCTTCCCTGGGAAAGGGTGGCGGTGAACGTGGACCGCTACGGCAACACCTCCACGGCCTCCATCCCCTTGGCCCTAAAGGAGGCGGTGGACGAGGGGCGGATCCAAGAAGGGGACCACGTCCTTCTGGTCTCCTTCGGGGCGGGGCTCACCTGGGCCGCCGCCGTCCTCACCTGGGGGGGGGCCTGA
- the fabD gene encoding ACP S-malonyltransferase — protein MYAALFPGQGSHRVGMGKALYEAFPAAREVLDRAEAALPGLLKLMWEGPEEALTLTENQQPALLAAGYAAYRAFLEAGGKPPALAAGHSLGEWTAHVAAGTLELEDALRLVRLRGRYMQEAVPLGEGAMAAVLKLPLEEVQKALEGLKGVEVANLNAPEQTVISGRKQAVEEAAERLKERRARVVFLPVSAPFHSSLMAPARRRLAEDLAQVPLKSPRFPVYSNVTARPEEDPERIRALLLEQITAPVRWVEILRDMEARGVKRFLEFGSGEVLKGLVLRTLKEAQALSVQDPESLRKALEVEDA, from the coding sequence ATGTACGCCGCCCTCTTCCCCGGGCAGGGCTCCCACCGGGTGGGGATGGGCAAGGCCCTCTACGAGGCCTTTCCCGCCGCCAGGGAGGTCCTGGACCGGGCCGAGGCCGCCCTACCCGGCCTCCTCAAGCTCATGTGGGAGGGCCCCGAGGAGGCCCTGACCCTCACGGAGAACCAGCAGCCCGCCCTCCTCGCCGCAGGCTACGCCGCCTACCGGGCCTTTTTGGAGGCGGGGGGAAAGCCCCCCGCCCTCGCCGCCGGGCACTCCTTAGGGGAGTGGACGGCCCACGTGGCCGCGGGCACCCTGGAGCTGGAAGACGCCCTAAGGCTCGTGCGCCTCAGGGGCAGGTACATGCAGGAGGCCGTCCCCTTGGGGGAAGGGGCCATGGCCGCGGTGCTGAAGCTTCCCCTGGAGGAGGTCCAAAAGGCTCTGGAGGGCCTTAAGGGGGTGGAGGTCGCCAACCTCAACGCCCCGGAGCAGACGGTGATCTCCGGGAGGAAGCAAGCGGTGGAGGAGGCCGCGGAAAGGCTCAAGGAGAGGCGGGCCCGGGTGGTCTTCCTCCCCGTCTCCGCCCCCTTCCACTCTTCCCTCATGGCCCCCGCGCGAAGGCGGCTGGCCGAGGACCTGGCCCAGGTTCCCCTGAAAAGCCCCCGCTTCCCCGTCTACTCCAACGTCACCGCGAGGCCCGAGGAGGACCCAGAGAGGATCCGGGCGCTTCTCCTGGAGCAGATCACCGCCCCGGTGCGCTGGGTGGAGATCCTAAGGGACATGGAGGCGAGGGGCGTCAAGCGCTTTTTGGAGTTCGGAAGCGGGGAGGTGCTTAAGGGCCTCGTCCTCCGCACCCTGAAGGAGGCCCAGGCCCTAAGCGTCCAGGACCCAGAAAGCCTGAGGAAAGCCCTGGAGGTGGAAGATGCGTAA
- the fabG gene encoding 3-oxoacyl-[acyl-carrier-protein] reductase translates to MRKALVTGASRGIGRAIALRLAEDGFALAIHYGKNREQAEAVAEEARRRGSPLVAVLGANLLEAEAATALVHQAAEALGGLDTLVNNAGITRDTLLVRMKDEDWEAVLEANLSAVFRTTREAVKLMMKARFGRIVNISSVVGLLGNPGQANYVASKAGLIGFTRAVAKEYAQRGITVNAVAPGFIETEMTERLPQAVKEAYLREIPAGRFGRPEEVAEAVAFLVSERAGYITGQTLCVDGGLTPH, encoded by the coding sequence ATGCGTAAGGCCCTCGTCACCGGAGCAAGCCGCGGCATCGGGCGGGCCATCGCCCTGAGGCTCGCGGAGGACGGCTTCGCCCTGGCCATCCACTACGGGAAGAACCGGGAGCAGGCGGAGGCGGTGGCCGAGGAGGCAAGGCGCCGGGGAAGCCCCCTGGTGGCGGTCCTCGGGGCGAACCTCCTGGAGGCCGAGGCGGCCACGGCCCTCGTCCACCAGGCGGCGGAGGCCTTAGGGGGCTTGGACACCCTGGTGAACAACGCCGGCATCACCCGGGACACCCTCCTCGTGCGCATGAAGGACGAGGACTGGGAGGCGGTCCTCGAGGCCAACCTCTCCGCCGTCTTCCGCACCACCCGGGAGGCGGTGAAGCTCATGATGAAGGCCCGCTTCGGCCGCATCGTGAACATCAGCAGCGTGGTGGGCCTCCTGGGCAACCCGGGCCAGGCCAACTACGTGGCCTCCAAGGCGGGGCTCATCGGCTTCACCCGGGCGGTGGCCAAGGAGTACGCCCAGCGGGGGATCACGGTGAACGCCGTGGCCCCGGGCTTCATTGAGACGGAGATGACGGAAAGGCTCCCCCAGGCGGTGAAGGAGGCCTACCTGAGGGAGATCCCCGCCGGGCGCTTCGGCCGCCCTGAGGAGGTGGCCGAGGCCGTGGCCTTCCTGGTTTCGGAGAGGGCGGGCTACATCACCGGCCAGACCCTGTGCGTGGACGGGGGGCTTACCCCCCACTGA
- the acpP gene encoding acyl carrier protein: protein MTEQEIFEKVKAVIADKLQVEPEKVTLEARFVEDLGADSLDTVELIMGLEDEFGLEISDEEAEKIRTVKDAVEYIRTKLG from the coding sequence ATGACGGAGCAGGAGATCTTTGAGAAGGTGAAGGCGGTGATCGCGGACAAGCTCCAGGTGGAGCCGGAGAAGGTGACCCTCGAGGCCCGCTTCGTTGAGGACCTGGGGGCGGACAGCCTGGACACCGTGGAGCTCATCATGGGCCTGGAGGACGAGTTCGGCCTGGAGATCTCCGACGAGGAGGCCGAGAAGATCCGCACCGTCAAGGACGCGGTGGAGTACATCAGGACCAAGCTGGGCTAG
- the fabF gene encoding beta-ketoacyl-ACP synthase II, producing the protein MRRVVVTGLGALTPIGVGQEAFHKAQLAGQSGVRPITRFDASALPVRIAAEVDVDPEAYIDKRELRRLDRFVQYALIAAHLALEDAGLKPEALDPERVGTLVGTGIGGMETWEAQSKVFLERGPNRISPFFIPMMIANMASAHIAMRYGFTGPSSTVVTACATGADALGSALRMIQLGEADVVLAGGTEAAITPMAIGAFAVMRALSTRNEEPEKASRPFTLSRDGFVMGEGAGVLVLEAYEHAKKRGARIYAELAGFGRSADAHHITEPHPEGKGAALAMARALKDAGIAPEQVGYINAHGTSTPVGDRAEVLAIKRVFGDHAKRLMVSSTKSMIGHLLGAAGAVEAIATVQALYHGVIPPTINLEDPDPELDLDFVPEPREAKVDYALSNSFAFGGHNAVLVFKRV; encoded by the coding sequence ATGCGACGCGTGGTGGTCACCGGCCTAGGCGCCCTCACGCCCATCGGCGTGGGGCAGGAGGCCTTCCACAAGGCCCAGCTTGCGGGCCAAAGCGGGGTCAGGCCCATCACCCGCTTTGACGCCTCGGCCCTCCCCGTGCGCATCGCCGCCGAGGTGGACGTGGACCCCGAGGCCTACATTGACAAAAGGGAGCTTAGGCGCCTGGACCGCTTCGTCCAGTACGCCCTCATCGCCGCCCACCTGGCCCTGGAGGACGCGGGGCTAAAGCCCGAGGCGCTTGACCCCGAGCGGGTGGGGACCCTGGTGGGCACGGGGATCGGGGGGATGGAGACCTGGGAGGCCCAAAGCAAGGTCTTCTTGGAGAGGGGCCCAAACCGCATCAGCCCCTTCTTCATCCCCATGATGATCGCCAACATGGCCTCGGCCCACATCGCCATGCGCTACGGGTTCACCGGGCCTTCCTCCACGGTGGTCACCGCCTGCGCCACGGGGGCGGACGCCCTGGGAAGCGCCCTGCGCATGATCCAGCTCGGGGAGGCGGACGTCGTCCTCGCCGGGGGAACGGAGGCCGCCATCACCCCCATGGCCATCGGGGCCTTTGCCGTGATGCGGGCCCTTTCCACCAGGAACGAGGAGCCCGAGAAGGCGAGCCGCCCCTTCACCCTCTCCCGGGACGGGTTCGTCATGGGGGAGGGGGCCGGGGTCTTGGTCCTGGAGGCGTACGAGCACGCGAAGAAGCGGGGGGCCCGCATCTACGCCGAACTCGCGGGCTTTGGCCGCAGCGCCGACGCCCACCACATCACCGAGCCCCACCCCGAGGGGAAGGGCGCCGCCTTGGCCATGGCTCGGGCCCTGAAGGACGCGGGCATCGCCCCCGAACAGGTGGGCTACATCAACGCCCACGGCACCTCCACCCCCGTGGGGGACCGGGCGGAGGTCCTGGCCATCAAGCGGGTCTTCGGGGACCACGCCAAAAGGCTCATGGTCTCCAGCACCAAGAGCATGATCGGCCACCTCCTGGGAGCGGCGGGGGCGGTGGAGGCCATCGCCACGGTCCAGGCCCTCTACCACGGGGTCATCCCTCCCACGATCAACCTCGAGGACCCCGACCCCGAGCTGGACCTGGACTTCGTCCCCGAGCCCCGGGAGGCCAAGGTGGACTATGCCCTCTCCAACTCCTTCGCCTTCGGGGGCCACAACGCCGTCCTGGTCTTCAAGAGGGTCTGA
- a CDS encoding deoxyguanosinetriphosphate triphosphohydrolase has product MRFSREALLELEASRLAPYAQKARDTRGRAHPEPESLYRTPYQKDRDRILHTTAFRRLEYKTQVFPNWAGDYYRTRLTHTLEVAQVSRSIARALGLNEDLTEAIALSHDLGHPPFGHTGEHVLNALMQDHGGFEHNAQALRILTHLEVRYPGFRGLNLTYEVLEGIATHEAAYSPGFKPLYEGQGTLEAQVVDLSDAIAYAAHDLDDGLRAGLLHPEELKEVELLQALALEEGLDLLRLPELDRRVLVRQLLGYFITAAIEATHRQVEEAGVQSAEAVRRHPSRLAALGEEAEKALKALKAFLMERFYRHPEVLRERRKAEAVLEGLFAAYTRYPELLPREVQAKIPEEGLERAVCDYIAGMTDRFALEAYRRLSP; this is encoded by the coding sequence ATGCGGTTTTCCCGGGAAGCCCTTCTGGAGCTGGAGGCCAGCCGCCTCGCCCCCTACGCCCAGAAGGCGCGGGACACCCGGGGGCGGGCCCACCCCGAGCCCGAGTCCCTCTACCGCACCCCTTACCAGAAGGACCGGGACCGGATCCTCCACACCACCGCCTTCCGCCGCTTGGAGTACAAGACCCAGGTCTTTCCCAACTGGGCGGGGGACTACTACCGCACCCGCCTCACCCACACCCTGGAGGTGGCCCAGGTCTCCCGGTCCATCGCCCGCGCCCTCGGCCTCAACGAGGACCTCACCGAGGCCATCGCCCTCTCCCACGACTTGGGCCACCCTCCCTTCGGCCACACGGGGGAGCACGTCCTGAACGCCCTCATGCAGGACCACGGGGGGTTTGAGCACAACGCCCAGGCCCTAAGGATCCTCACCCACCTGGAGGTGCGCTACCCCGGCTTCCGCGGCCTCAACCTCACCTACGAGGTCCTGGAGGGGATCGCCACCCACGAGGCCGCCTACAGCCCGGGCTTCAAGCCCCTCTACGAGGGGCAGGGGACCCTCGAGGCCCAGGTGGTGGACCTCTCCGACGCCATCGCCTACGCCGCCCACGACCTGGACGACGGGCTCAGGGCGGGCCTCCTCCACCCCGAGGAGCTCAAGGAAGTGGAGCTCCTCCAGGCCCTGGCCCTGGAGGAGGGGCTGGACCTCCTGAGGCTTCCCGAGTTGGACCGCCGCGTCTTGGTGCGGCAACTCCTCGGCTACTTCATCACCGCCGCCATAGAGGCCACCCACCGGCAGGTGGAGGAGGCGGGCGTACAAAGCGCCGAGGCCGTGCGCCGCCACCCAAGCCGCCTCGCCGCCTTGGGGGAGGAGGCGGAAAAGGCCCTCAAGGCGCTCAAGGCCTTCCTCATGGAGCGCTTCTACCGCCACCCCGAGGTCCTCAGGGAAAGGCGCAAGGCGGAGGCGGTGCTGGAAGGCCTCTTCGCCGCCTACACCCGCTACCCCGAGCTCCTTCCCCGGGAGGTGCAGGCCAAAATCCCCGAGGAGGGGCTGGAGCGGGCGGTGTGCGACTACATCGCCGGGATGACGGACCGCTTCGCCCTCGAGGCCTACCGCAGGCTCTCCCCCTGA
- the lysN gene encoding 2-aminoadipate transaminase: MKPLSWSKAFGKGAGRIQASTIRELLKLTQRPGVLSFAGGLPAPELFPKEEAAEAAARILREKGEVALQYSPTEGYAPLRAFVAAWLGVAPEEVLITTGSQQALDLVGKVFLDEGSPVLLEAPSYLGAIQAFRLHGPRFLTVPTGEEGPDLDALEEVLKGERPRFLYLIPSFQNPTGGLMPLPARKRLLQRVMERGLVVVEDDAYRELYFGEARLPSLFELAREAGYPGVIYLGSFSKVLSPGLRVAFAVAHPEALKKLVQAKQGADLHTPMLNQMLVHELLKEGLSERLERVRRVYREKAQAMLEALDREVPKEVRYTRPKGGMFVWMELPKGLSAEALFQKALEENVAFVPGGPFFANGGGENTLRLSYATLDRQGIAEGVRRLGRALKWLLAVV; this comes from the coding sequence GTGAAACCCCTAAGCTGGTCCAAGGCGTTCGGCAAAGGCGCGGGAAGGATCCAGGCCTCCACCATCCGGGAGCTGCTCAAGCTCACCCAGCGCCCCGGCGTCCTGAGCTTCGCCGGGGGGCTCCCGGCCCCCGAGCTCTTCCCCAAGGAGGAGGCGGCGGAGGCCGCGGCGCGGATCCTGCGGGAGAAGGGCGAGGTCGCCCTGCAGTACAGCCCCACCGAGGGCTACGCCCCCCTAAGGGCCTTCGTGGCGGCGTGGCTTGGTGTGGCCCCCGAGGAGGTCCTCATCACCACGGGAAGCCAGCAGGCCCTGGACCTCGTGGGCAAGGTCTTCCTGGACGAGGGAAGCCCCGTGCTGCTGGAGGCCCCAAGCTACCTGGGGGCCATCCAGGCCTTCCGCCTCCATGGCCCCCGCTTCCTCACGGTGCCCACCGGGGAGGAGGGCCCAGACCTGGACGCCCTGGAAGAGGTCCTCAAGGGAGAGCGCCCCCGCTTCCTCTACCTCATCCCCTCCTTCCAGAACCCCACGGGGGGCCTCATGCCCCTTCCCGCCCGGAAGCGGCTTTTGCAGAGGGTCATGGAGCGGGGCCTCGTGGTGGTGGAGGACGACGCCTACCGGGAGCTCTACTTCGGGGAGGCGCGTCTCCCAAGCCTCTTTGAGCTCGCCCGGGAGGCGGGCTACCCCGGGGTCATCTACCTGGGAAGCTTCTCCAAGGTCCTCTCCCCCGGGCTTCGCGTGGCCTTCGCCGTGGCCCACCCGGAGGCCCTAAAGAAGCTCGTCCAGGCCAAGCAGGGGGCCGACCTCCACACCCCCATGCTCAACCAGATGCTGGTCCACGAGCTCCTAAAGGAGGGCTTATCCGAACGCCTGGAACGGGTCCGCAGGGTCTACCGGGAAAAGGCCCAGGCCATGCTGGAGGCCCTAGACCGGGAGGTGCCCAAGGAGGTGCGCTACACGAGGCCCAAGGGCGGGATGTTTGTCTGGATGGAGCTCCCCAAGGGCCTTTCCGCCGAGGCCCTCTTCCAAAAGGCCCTCGAGGAGAACGTGGCCTTCGTGCCGGGAGGCCCCTTCTTCGCCAACGGGGGCGGGGAGAACACCCTGAGGCTCTCCTACGCCACCCTGGACCGGCAGGGGATCGCCGAGGGCGTGCGGCGGCTCGGGCGGGCCTTGAAGTGGCTTTTGGCCGTGGTCTAG